Proteins from a single region of Candidatus Cloacimonadota bacterium:
- the eno gene encoding phosphopyruvate hydratase, which translates to MSEIFAIYGREILDSRGNPTVEVDVELESGVVGRAAVPSGASTGEHEAVELRDGDNERYLGKGVLQAVENVNEIIAPALIGMISEDQVLIDNTMLELDGTENKSKLGANAILGVSLACARASANEMGMPLYRYIGGTNAKLLPVPMANIINGGKHADNNVDLQEFMIMPLGADSFREALRMNAEVFHALKAYLKKNGHNTSVGDEGGFAPDLKSNEEALQVIMKAIEAAGYRAGKDIWIALDPASSEFFSGGKYHLKAENAVLSSEEMVDFYINLVNKYPIISIEDGLAEDDWKGWKLMTEKLGNKIQIVGDDLFVTNVERLKLGIKEKSANSILIKLNQIGTLTETLDTINMAKNANFTNVISHRSGETEDDFIADLAVAVNAGQIKTGSLCRSERIAKYNQLLRIEEDLGSTARFIGKDVFYNLK; encoded by the coding sequence ATGTCAGAAATATTTGCAATATATGGACGAGAGATTTTAGATTCACGCGGCAATCCAACGGTGGAAGTGGATGTAGAACTGGAAAGCGGTGTCGTGGGCCGAGCAGCCGTGCCCAGCGGAGCCTCTACCGGCGAACACGAAGCAGTGGAACTGCGCGATGGAGACAATGAACGTTACTTGGGAAAAGGCGTTTTACAGGCAGTGGAAAATGTTAATGAAATAATTGCTCCAGCTCTTATCGGTATGATTTCGGAAGATCAGGTTCTTATCGATAATACAATGCTGGAACTGGATGGAACAGAAAACAAGAGTAAACTAGGTGCAAACGCCATTTTAGGTGTTTCCCTGGCTTGTGCCCGAGCTTCTGCCAACGAAATGGGAATGCCGCTCTATCGTTACATCGGCGGTACAAATGCCAAACTTTTGCCGGTTCCGATGGCAAATATCATCAATGGCGGCAAGCACGCCGATAACAACGTCGATCTGCAGGAATTCATGATTATGCCTTTGGGAGCCGATAGTTTTAGAGAAGCTCTACGTATGAATGCCGAAGTTTTTCATGCTCTCAAAGCTTATTTGAAGAAAAACGGACATAATACCAGTGTGGGCGATGAAGGCGGTTTTGCACCCGATCTAAAATCTAACGAAGAAGCACTGCAGGTTATCATGAAAGCGATTGAAGCTGCCGGTTATCGAGCCGGAAAAGATATCTGGATCGCACTCGATCCCGCTTCCAGCGAATTTTTCAGCGGCGGCAAATATCATCTGAAAGCAGAAAATGCTGTTTTATCTTCTGAAGAAATGGTCGATTTCTATATTAATCTGGTTAATAAATATCCGATCATTTCCATTGAAGACGGCTTGGCAGAAGATGACTGGAAAGGCTGGAAATTGATGACAGAAAAACTGGGCAATAAAATCCAGATCGTGGGCGATGACCTTTTTGTGACCAACGTGGAAAGATTGAAACTCGGTATAAAAGAAAAATCCGCCAATTCCATCCTCATCAAATTGAATCAGATCGGAACACTTACCGAAACTCTGGACACGATAAATATGGCAAAAAATGCGAATTTCACCAATGTGATCTCGCATCGCAGCGGCGAAACCGAAGATGACTTTATTGCCGATCTGGCTGTTGCCGTAAATGCCGGACAGATCAAAACCGGTTCGCTCTGCCGCAGCGAAAGAATCGCCAAATACAACCAGCTTTTACGCATCGAAGAAGATCTGGGAAGTACTGCCCGTTTCATCGGCAAAGACGTTTTCTACAATTTGAAATAA
- a CDS encoding zinc ribbon domain-containing protein — protein MEESRWKCPKCGNTAYETDQFAATGGGFSKVFDVQNKKFTTVTCTQCKYTELYKASTSALGNIFDFLTN, from the coding sequence ATGGAAGAAAGTAGATGGAAATGTCCGAAATGCGGCAACACGGCTTATGAAACCGATCAATTTGCAGCAACCGGCGGTGGATTTTCCAAAGTTTTCGATGTGCAGAACAAAAAATTTACTACAGTAACCTGCACCCAATGTAAATATACAGAACTCTATAAAGCCAGCACCAGCGCGCTGGGAAATATCTTTGATTTCCTGACGAATTAA
- a CDS encoding glucokinase, with protein sequence MKKLNISIDVGGTHSRLQCQIEQEGNILETSCHNKQTIKSKPALEKFITQSVASFSDQKPNSCVIGFAGAVIDRNYVKITNWKDKPQITRDDLLDWGMPENTFMVNDMELAAYGLLAMKEADEIPSEECKILYMPENLSQQYAQNMLVIAPGTGFGTGSIVETPTASGESFQQVISSEVQHVQIPPLDETHAKMIQIILGKKEDRYYLNYEDFVSGYGLEDTYNALLRLNGKKPNKKTAADIAREAVAGSDEIAMQTLDYFYRITGRLIQTMSLVIQPYGGIFLCGTSTVRNAEFIAKSGLLEEVHKSMVRKELLEQFPIFIVTRENINIEGGLWAGSKLF encoded by the coding sequence ATGAAAAAACTAAATATTTCAATCGATGTGGGCGGCACACACAGCCGTCTGCAATGTCAAATTGAGCAGGAGGGCAACATTCTGGAAACTTCCTGCCATAACAAGCAAACTATCAAGAGCAAACCTGCACTGGAAAAATTCATCACGCAATCGGTTGCTAGCTTCTCCGATCAGAAACCAAATAGTTGCGTGATCGGTTTTGCCGGTGCGGTGATAGATCGCAATTATGTAAAAATCACGAACTGGAAGGACAAACCACAAATCACAAGAGATGATCTGCTGGATTGGGGAATGCCGGAAAATACTTTCATGGTCAATGATATGGAACTGGCAGCCTACGGACTTCTGGCAATGAAAGAAGCTGATGAAATTCCTTCTGAAGAGTGTAAAATTTTATATATGCCGGAAAATCTATCCCAGCAATATGCACAGAATATGTTAGTAATTGCTCCGGGAACAGGTTTTGGAACCGGCAGCATTGTAGAAACACCAACTGCTTCCGGTGAAAGTTTTCAGCAGGTTATTTCCTCGGAAGTTCAGCATGTTCAGATTCCGCCCCTGGACGAAACTCACGCCAAAATGATCCAGATCATCCTTGGCAAAAAAGAAGATCGCTATTATCTGAATTATGAGGACTTTGTTTCCGGATATGGCCTGGAAGATACGTATAATGCGCTTCTGCGATTGAACGGCAAAAAGCCGAATAAAAAAACAGCTGCCGATATTGCCAGAGAAGCTGTGGCTGGATCAGATGAAATTGCTATGCAAACTTTGGATTATTTCTACAGAATTACCGGCAGATTGATCCAGACCATGAGCCTGGTTATCCAGCCTTATGGAGGTATCTTTTTGTGTGGAACTTCTACGGTAAGAAATGCCGAGTTTATTGCTAAAAGCGGACTGCTGGAAGAAGTTCATAAAAGCATGGTAAGAAAAGAACTTCTGGAACAATTTCCGATTTTTATCGTTACCCGTGAAAACATCAATATTGAGGGCGGCTTGTGGGCCGGCAGTAAGTTGTTTTAA
- a CDS encoding methyltransferase domain-containing protein → MHYDKIKDKFARLIDLIPALRKLFYCALDLLLLRQWYVKKAIKKHFPKDKPINFYDAGAGFGQYSYFVLKYFSKAKVQAADLKTDYMASFARYAKLAGWPDFTAQQADLVDYVPKDKFNLIIAIDILEHIEQDEKVLRNFRQVLDNGGKLIISSPSTFDESAKFVEEHVRPGYDEDEIISKLEKAGFKIVSFDYSYGKLGHLAWLLTMKFPLSLLGISKLFFLLLPLYYLVFYPISALFMWLDLMMKNKMGTGIVVVAE, encoded by the coding sequence ATGCATTACGACAAGATTAAAGATAAATTCGCCCGGCTCATCGATCTGATCCCGGCTTTAAGGAAGCTGTTTTATTGCGCTTTGGATTTGCTGCTTTTACGCCAATGGTATGTGAAAAAAGCGATCAAAAAACATTTTCCGAAAGATAAACCAATTAATTTCTATGATGCCGGCGCCGGATTCGGACAGTATTCTTATTTTGTACTGAAATATTTTTCAAAAGCCAAAGTTCAGGCAGCCGACCTGAAAACCGATTACATGGCTTCTTTTGCTCGATATGCGAAGTTAGCCGGCTGGCCTGATTTCACGGCCCAGCAGGCGGATTTGGTGGATTATGTGCCAAAAGATAAATTCAATCTGATCATTGCCATCGATATTCTGGAACATATCGAACAAGATGAAAAAGTTCTGCGGAATTTCAGGCAGGTTCTGGATAATGGCGGCAAACTGATAATTTCTTCTCCCAGCACTTTTGATGAATCCGCCAAATTTGTGGAAGAACATGTTCGACCAGGTTATGATGAAGACGAGATAATTTCCAAATTAGAAAAAGCCGGATTTAAAATAGTTTCTTTCGATTATTCCTACGGAAAATTAGGACATCTGGCCTGGCTGCTGACGATGAAATTTCCCCTGAGTTTATTGGGAATATCCAAATTGTTCTTTCTACTGCTGCCGCTCTATTATCTGGTTTTCTATCCCATTTCGGCATTATTTATGTGGCTGGATTTGATGATGAAGAACAAGATGGGAACCGGAATTGTGGTTGTGGCGGAATGA